One Glandiceps talaboti unplaced genomic scaffold, keGlaTala1.1 scaffold_59, whole genome shotgun sequence genomic region harbors:
- the LOC144453304 gene encoding neuromedin-U receptor 1-like — MNVSTTDAFIVNMQTSQNLTDTFGENVTVVDGFGIPAKNTPVGQSEDLCLLTDEVYYIGATVIASLGLICNTIFIYVICRTPSMRTLANAYLVNLAVADMLLLLSLLPYYAFRLGEMGTLLGSKAYVCYMAIFHNILLFTSLITVTIISTERYIGICYPLRWRNILTKGRVRALISFTWVFGVVFSIPRILQCVLTDPDLRTKMTITSVLLFVIVFPVAIVTISVMYLLTARSFSKFVKVMKVQGVCRKSDEKQMSITCGVISVVFFICLLPSVYKFIHQSIWIITGKQIGGIFATCMYDFARWLLVINSSVNPLLYNVLSKSGRNAFIQAITCQKTKPSQTSGSAANTRKITMTTSAPIKTYV; from the coding sequence ATGAACGTTTCCACAACAGACGCGTTCATCGTGAATATGCAGACTTCACAGAACCTGACAGATACTTTTGGCGAAAACGTAACTGTCGTAGACGGTTTTGGTATTCCGGCGAAGAATACGCCTGTTGGGCAATCCGAAGATCTCTGTCTGTTGACGGACGAAGTATACTACATCGGCGCAACGGTTATTGCTTCCCTCGGACTTATCTGCAATACTATCTTCATTTACGTTATATGTAGAACACCGTCGATGCGTACTCTTGCAAACGCTTATCTTGTAAACTTGGCCGTCGCTGATATGCTGCTTCTCCTCTCGCTTCTGCCGTACTACGCTTTCCGTCTGGGCGAAATGGGAACGTTGCTCGGTAGTAAAGCGTACGTATGTTATATGGCCATCTTCCACAACATTCTCCTTTTCACATCGTTGATAACTGTGACGATCATAAGTACGGAGCGATACATAGGGATTTGCTACCCTCTGAGATGGCGTAATATTCTGACTAAAGGCCGTGTTAGAGCTCTAATCTCGTTTACCTGGGTTTTTGGAGTGGTATTCAGCATCCCCCgaatactacaatgtgtccTTACTGATCCCGACCTTCGAACAAAGATGACAATCACTTCTGTTCTCCTCTTCGTTATCGTTTTCCCCGTTGCCATAGTTACAATATCCGTCATGTACCTGCTGACGGCGAGAAGTTTCAGCAAGTTTGTGAAGGTCATGAAAGTTCAAGGGGTTTGCCGAAAATCTGATGAAAAGCAAATGAGTATCACGTGTGGAGTTATTTCTGTCGTCTTCTTCATCTGTTTATTACCATCCGTCTACAAGTTTATTCATCAAAGTATATGGATCATCACCGGAAAACAGATCGGAGGGATTTTCGCAACTTGCATGTACGACTTTGCCAGATGGTTGCTGGTTATAAATTCGTCCGTCAATCCTCTGCTCTATAATGTTCTCAGTAAATCTGGCCGTAATGCTTTCATTCAAGCTATCACGTGTCAAAAGACGAAACCTTCACAGACTTCAGGTAGTGCTGCCAACACAAGGAAAATTACCATGACAACGTCAGCGCCAATCAAAACATATGTCTAA